A single genomic interval of Lathyrus oleraceus cultivar Zhongwan6 chromosome 7, CAAS_Psat_ZW6_1.0, whole genome shotgun sequence harbors:
- the LOC127106146 gene encoding leucine-rich repeat extensin-like protein 5, with product MKHGIVLVLLIMSMLLTVTTSVSFSRSISVTKPSPPSTIHSPSSTKPSPFSTKPSPPSAIPSPSSTKPSPFANTSPPSTRPSPSSTKASPFAKTSPPSIKPSPSSTKPSPSAGNNNNGGGNGNGGSFGFGPGGGFGIPGFDNTIPGGGYGGGYSGPSGGNSINGVMGPTVVCKDLGPCYQKKVTCPAGCFSSFSHSSKGYSGGGGGGSCTIDCKKKCFAYC from the coding sequence atgaaaCATGGAATCGTCCTTGTTTTGCTCATCATGAGTATGTTGCTGACGGTTACTACCTCTGTGTCCTTTAGCAGATCCATATCAGTAACCAAGCCTTCTCCGCCATCAACCATACATTCACCGTCATCAACCAAGCCTTCACCATTTTCAACCAAACCTTCTCCGCCATCAGCCATACCTTCACCGTCATCAACCAAACCTTCACCATTTGCTAACACTTCACCACCATCAACCAGACCTTCaccatcatcaaccaaagcttcacCATTTGCTAAAACTTCACCACCGTCAATCAAACCTTCACCATCATCAACCAAACCTTCACCATCTGCTGGCAACAACAACAACGGCGGTGGAAATGGCAACGGTGGCTCCTTTGGATTTGGACCTGGAGGAGGTTTTGGCATACCAGGTTTCGACAACACCATCCCAGGAGGAGGATACGGAGGCGGATATAGTGGTCCAAGTGGAGGGAACTCCATAAACGGTGTTATGGGACCAACTGTTGTCTGCAAAGACTTAGGACCTTGTTACCAGAAAAAGGTCACATGTCCAGCAGGGTGTTTTTCATCGTTCAGTCACTCCAGCAAGGGATACAGTGGAGGTGGTGGAGGTGGTAGCTGCACCATTGATTGCAAAAAGAAATGCTTTGCTTATTGTTGA
- the LOC127106145 gene encoding secretory carrier-associated membrane protein-like, with protein sequence MAGRYDTNPFAEEEVNPFSEPAVRGKTSNQSNYSGGAFYTTNPGSVPSATNSRLAPLRPEPADYNNYGFGETVDIPLDASTDLKKKEKELQSREADLKRREQEVRRKEEAAARAGIVLEEKNWPPFFPIIHHDIATEIPVHLQKLQRAAFTTLLGIVLCLLWNVIAVTAAWIKGEGVKIWFLAIIYFIAGVPGAYVLWYRPLYRAFRTESALKFGWFFMLYLLHIGFCILAAVAPPIVFKGKSLTGILSAIDVLDNHALIGIFYFIGFGLFCVETLISIWVIQQVYMYFRGSGKAAEMKRAAARGAVRAAF encoded by the exons ATGGCTGGTCGCTATGATACCAACCCCTTTGCTGAAGAAGAAGTTAACCCCTTCTCT GAACCAGCTGTAAGGGGAAAaacatcaaaccaatcaaactaCAGTGGTGGTGCATTTTACACAACA AATCCTGGAAGTGTTCCATCTGCCACAAATTCAAGGCTTGCGCCTCTTAGGCCAGAGCCCGCTGATTATAATAACTACGGCTTTGGGGAAACAGTTGATATACCTCTTGATGCATCAACG GATTTGAAAAAGAAGGAGAAGGAACTGCAATCCAGGGAGGCCGATTTGAAAAGAAGAGAACAG GAAGTGAGACGGAAAGAAGAAGCTGCTGCACGAG CCGGAATTGTTCTCGAGGAAAAGAATTGGCCGCCATTTTTTCCAATTATCCACCACGACATTGCTACTGAAATTCCGGTTCATCTTCAAAAATTGCAACGTGCTGCATTTACTACACTGTTAG GAATAGTATTGTGCCTTTTGTGGAATGTTATAGCTGTTACAGCAGCATGGATTAAGGGTGAAG GTGTAAAGATATGGTTTCTGGCCATTATCTACTTCATAGCAGGGGTACCGGGAGCATATGTTCTGTGGTATCGTCCATTATATCGTGCTTTTAG GACAGAAAGTGCTTTGAAATTTGGATGGTTTTTCATGCTCTATCTG CTTCACATAGGGTTCTGCATTTTAGCTGCTGTTGCTCCTCCTATAGTTTTCAAAGGAAAATCCCTCAC GGGCATTCTCTCTGCCATAGATGTGCTTGATAACCATGCGTTGATTGGG ATTTTCTACTTCATTGGATTTGGATTATTCTGTGTTGAAACGCTGATAAGCATTTGGGTGATTCAG CAAGTATACATGTACTTCCGCGGCAGTGGTAAGGCGGCTGAGATGAAACGTGCGGCTGCAAGGGGTGCAGTGAGAGCTGCATTCTAA
- the LOC127106144 gene encoding PAP-specific phosphatase HAL2-like codes for MSLYCSMLGANIPHILKLGKRINYFKFTHLEPKATPCFLSLHHNKNLSSHVGFVSKFEQNYSPPLKKEDKQMVDLVTPSEEYSKELDVAVRAVQMACSLSKKVRHALISKPSSNDQVQSKDCSSPVAVAGWCVKAIVSCILSAYLGGENISILAEDDDVHTLSNTNASELLEPVVKIVNECLSEAPQFGFEAVKLKSPLGTSEVLEIISRCTSIRDPSGRFWTLGFVSGDQYAIGLSLIEDAEVVVGVLGSPNYPMRKDWFGYQKSYHRIISKLIPLTSETWNEGCVVYAKKGSGKAWIQPLIHHVNKKFVWPNHAKEVSVSCIDNLGLATLCQSVEKTDDSSHSFIDGLAHSVGLSNKPLRVYSMVKYAAIACGDAEAFMQFARSGHKEKIWDHAAGVIIIQEAGGTVTDIKGHSLDFSEGSYVEGIDRGIVACAGSILHEKIIDAVDASWSSSSL; via the exons ATGTCTTTATATTGTTCCATGTTAGGTGCTAACATACCACATATATTGAAACTTGGAAAGAGAATTAACTACTTCAAGTTCACCCATTTAGAACCAAAAGCTACTCCATGCTTCTTGTCCCTCCATCATAATAAGAACCTCTCAAGCCACGTCGGTTTCGTGTCGAAATTCGAACAAAATTATTCGCCTCCCTTGAAAAAGGAGGACAAACAAATGGTTGATCTTGTGACACCGTCAGAGGAATATTCCAAAGAATTGGACGTTGCTGTCAGAGCAGTGCAGATGGCTTGCTCTCTAAGTAAGAAAGTGCGACACGCTTTGATTTCCAAGCCTAGTAGCAATGATCAGGTACAATCTAAGGATTGTAGTTCTCCGGTCGCCGTTGCAG GTTGGTGTGTCAAAGCAATTGTCAGCTGTATATTGTCTGCATATTTAGGAGGTGAAAATATCTCGATTCTAGCCGAAGACGATGATGTTCATACTCTCTCCAACACTAATGCATCTGAGCTGCTAGAACCTGTGGTGAAAATTGTGAATGAATGTCTATCTGAAGCGCCGCAATTTGGATTTGAAGCAGTAAAACTAAAATCACCTCTTGGAACTTCAGAGGTTCTTGAAATCATTAGTCGCTGCACCTCGATTCGGGATCCTTCTGGAAGGTTTTGGACATTGGGATTCGTAAGTGGTGATCAATATGCTATAGGTTTATCGCTTATAGAGGATGCAGAAGTGGTGGTTGGTGTTCTTGGATCTCCGAACTACCCTATGAGAAAGGATTGGTTTGGTTATCAGAAAAGCTATCATAGAATTATATCCAAGTTGATTCCTTTAACATCTGAAACATGGAATGAAGGTTGTGTGGTTTATGCTAAGAAGGGTAGTGGCAAGGCTTGGATTCAACCATTGATCCATCATGTGAATAAGAAGTTTGTGTGGCCAAACCATGCAAAAGAGGTTTCTGTCTCTTGTATTGACAACCTAGGATTGGCCACTTTGTGCCAATCAGTTGAGAAGACTGATGATTCAAGTCACTCTTTTATTGATGGACTGGCTCATAGTGTTGGTCTCAG TAATAAGCCACTAAGAGTTTACAGCATGGTGAAATATGCGGCAATAGCTTGTGGGGACGCTGAGGCCTTCATGCAATTTGCAAGGAGTGGTCACAAGGAGAAAATATGGGATCATGCTGCTGGTGTTATCATCATACAAGAGGCCGGAGGCACAGTAACAGATATTAAGGGACATTCATTGGACTTCTCCGAAGGCTCATATGTGGAAGGGATCGATCGCGGTATAGTTGCTTGTGCCGGATCCATATTACACGAAAAAATCATAGATGCTGTTGACGCTAGTTGGTCCTCTTCCAGCCTTTGA